Proteins encoded together in one Ptiloglossa arizonensis isolate GNS036 chromosome 9, iyPtiAriz1_principal, whole genome shotgun sequence window:
- the LOC143150918 gene encoding lanC-like protein 2 isoform X2 produces MDNSRYYDNPFEDYPNANSSRVINDDKKQINEEYKETLHTHTKRLLDRLEEKKNHWTYNDDYSIYTGSAGIAYMFYHYGKCFNEPIYIDKAIELLRVCVSKYRGKREITFLTGIVGPLTMSAVIFHSQGNQEESRNMISEIKSLSSYVLNDRNNLANELLYGRAGYLFSLLFLNSNISPPPIEDELIKQVVTLIIKCGNMYSTSKKYETPLMYAWHETEYIGAAHGLAGILYLLLQARQYLTEAQLKEDIQPALQFLQNLRYPSGNFPSSSISHTDKLVHWCHGAPGMPMLFCLAYEIYQDDQYLKTAIQCGEVIWSRGLLKKGYGICHGVAGNAYTFLCLFQQTKDMKHLYRACRFADWCMDYGVHQTRSPDRPFSLLEGLAGTIYFLIDMQNPLSAKFPAYTV; encoded by the exons ATGGATAATTCTAGGTATTACGATAATCCATTTGAAGATTATCCTAATGCTAATTCCAGTCGTGTTATAAATGACGATAAAAAGCAG ATTAATGAAGAGTATAAAGAAACATTACATACACATACAAAGAGATTATTAGATCGattggaagaaaagaaaaatcattgGACATACAATGATGACTATTCAATATATACAGGATCGGCTGGAATTGCATACATGTTTTATCACTATGGAAAATGTTTTAACGAACCTATATACATAGAT AAAGCAATTGAATTATTACGAGTATGCGTAAGTAAATACAGAGGTAAAAGAGAAATTACTTTCTTAACCGGCATTGTGGGTCCCTTAACCATGAGTGCAGTTATTTTCCATTCGCAAGGCAATCAAGAAGAATCACGGAATATGATATCtga AATAAAATCACTGTCATCTTATGTTTTGAACGACCGTAATAACTTGGCCAATGAATTGCTTTATGGAAGGGCTGGATATCTATTTTCCCtcttatttttaaattcaaatatatcTCCTCCACCTATAGAAGACGAACTTATTAAACAG GTTGTTACGCTTATAATCAAATGTGGAAATATGTACTCCACATcgaaaaaatacgaaacacCTTTAATGTACGCTTGGCACGAAACAGAATACATTGGTGCTGCGCATGGACTGGCTGGAATTCTTTACTTACTATTGCAA GCACGACAGTACTTAACAGAAGCCCAATTAAAGGAAGATATACAACCGGCATtgcaatttcttcaaaatttacgaTATCCTTCTGGAAACTTTCCATCATCGAGTATAAGTCATACAGACAAATTAGTACACTGGTGTCACGGAGCACCTGGAATGCCTATGCTGTTCTGTTTAGCTTACGAG ATATATCAGGACGATCAATATCTGAAGACTGCTATACAATGTGGAGAAGTGATTTGGTCGAGAGGATTGCTTAAAAAGGGATACGGAATATGTCATGGTGTAGCTGGGAATGCTTATACATTTTTATGTCTCTTTCAGCAGACAAAA GATATGAAACACTTGTACAGAGCTTGTAGATTTGCCGACTGGTGCATGGATTATGGAGTACACCAAACTAGATCTCCGGATAGACCATTTTCATTATTGGAAG GTCTTGCCGGTACCATTTACTTCTTGATCGACATGCAAAATCCGCTTTCGGCTAAATTCCCAGCATACAcggtgtaa
- the LOC143150918 gene encoding glutathione S-transferase LANCL1 isoform X1, with protein sequence MLKHVSLILYTRQANLKYKISKEKTHIIQCIRKITYLFCTEMDNSRYYDNPFEDYPNANSSRVINDDKKQINEEYKETLHTHTKRLLDRLEEKKNHWTYNDDYSIYTGSAGIAYMFYHYGKCFNEPIYIDKAIELLRVCVSKYRGKREITFLTGIVGPLTMSAVIFHSQGNQEESRNMISEIKSLSSYVLNDRNNLANELLYGRAGYLFSLLFLNSNISPPPIEDELIKQVVTLIIKCGNMYSTSKKYETPLMYAWHETEYIGAAHGLAGILYLLLQARQYLTEAQLKEDIQPALQFLQNLRYPSGNFPSSSISHTDKLVHWCHGAPGMPMLFCLAYEIYQDDQYLKTAIQCGEVIWSRGLLKKGYGICHGVAGNAYTFLCLFQQTKDMKHLYRACRFADWCMDYGVHQTRSPDRPFSLLEGLAGTIYFLIDMQNPLSAKFPAYTV encoded by the exons ATGCTAAAACACGTTTCTTTAATATTATACACGAGGCAG GCAaacttgaaatataaaataagtaaaGAAAAGACTCACATTATACAGTGTATAAGGAAAATTACATACTTATTTTGCACAGAAATGGATAATTCTAGGTATTACGATAATCCATTTGAAGATTATCCTAATGCTAATTCCAGTCGTGTTATAAATGACGATAAAAAGCAG ATTAATGAAGAGTATAAAGAAACATTACATACACATACAAAGAGATTATTAGATCGattggaagaaaagaaaaatcattgGACATACAATGATGACTATTCAATATATACAGGATCGGCTGGAATTGCATACATGTTTTATCACTATGGAAAATGTTTTAACGAACCTATATACATAGAT AAAGCAATTGAATTATTACGAGTATGCGTAAGTAAATACAGAGGTAAAAGAGAAATTACTTTCTTAACCGGCATTGTGGGTCCCTTAACCATGAGTGCAGTTATTTTCCATTCGCAAGGCAATCAAGAAGAATCACGGAATATGATATCtga AATAAAATCACTGTCATCTTATGTTTTGAACGACCGTAATAACTTGGCCAATGAATTGCTTTATGGAAGGGCTGGATATCTATTTTCCCtcttatttttaaattcaaatatatcTCCTCCACCTATAGAAGACGAACTTATTAAACAG GTTGTTACGCTTATAATCAAATGTGGAAATATGTACTCCACATcgaaaaaatacgaaacacCTTTAATGTACGCTTGGCACGAAACAGAATACATTGGTGCTGCGCATGGACTGGCTGGAATTCTTTACTTACTATTGCAA GCACGACAGTACTTAACAGAAGCCCAATTAAAGGAAGATATACAACCGGCATtgcaatttcttcaaaatttacgaTATCCTTCTGGAAACTTTCCATCATCGAGTATAAGTCATACAGACAAATTAGTACACTGGTGTCACGGAGCACCTGGAATGCCTATGCTGTTCTGTTTAGCTTACGAG ATATATCAGGACGATCAATATCTGAAGACTGCTATACAATGTGGAGAAGTGATTTGGTCGAGAGGATTGCTTAAAAAGGGATACGGAATATGTCATGGTGTAGCTGGGAATGCTTATACATTTTTATGTCTCTTTCAGCAGACAAAA GATATGAAACACTTGTACAGAGCTTGTAGATTTGCCGACTGGTGCATGGATTATGGAGTACACCAAACTAGATCTCCGGATAGACCATTTTCATTATTGGAAG GTCTTGCCGGTACCATTTACTTCTTGATCGACATGCAAAATCCGCTTTCGGCTAAATTCCCAGCATACAcggtgtaa